From the genome of Chlorocebus sabaeus isolate Y175 chromosome 21, mChlSab1.0.hap1, whole genome shotgun sequence:
CCAAAATCACAAATTATCATCTGAATGCAGAAGTCAGGACTTAAACCCAGGCAGCTGATTTCCAAGCTCCGTGCCCACCAAGAGCTTTGCTGCCTCTCTGCTAGGCTATACAGTTCTgatccttccctccccttccctgccctccccttccctgccctcccctgtcctgccctctcctccctttctcttccctcccctcccatcacctcccctcctctcccttccttcctttctcttgctcttgctttttctttctttcttttccttatacCACTCCCCACTTGTTTTCTAAACCTTTCTTTcaggtattattttaaatgtttgcagaGATGATGCACGTCTTTTCTCCTAATTTAAAAGtgaattcttttaatattttacaataagAAAGATGTTTGCTGTAGGGTTCTGGTGGGTAACATTTATGAGGTTAAGAAAATTTCCTTTAGTCTTAGTTTGCTAAcagttgtttttgttctttaatcGTGAATgggtgctgaattttatcaatttattttcctttaatttttttttttttttttttttttttttgagacagagtcttgctctgttacctagactggagtgcaatggcgtgatcttacctcactgcagcctctacctcctggactcagcctctcaagtagctgggactataggggtgtgcccctgtgcctggctaattttagtattttttgtagagacaggtttttgccatgttgcctaggctggtcttgaactcctgaactcaagcaatttgcctatcttggcctcccaaagtgctaggattacaggcatgagccactgtgcccagcctcccatTTAATTTGTGTACGTGGTAAATAAAGTCATTGATTTTAATATGTTAAATCGatagtccccaacctttttggcactggGGACAGGTTTTGTGGAGGACAAGTTTTCCACagatggggtgggtggggagggcagggaggaatGTTTCAGAATGAAACttttccacctcagatcatcaggcattagattctcataaggagcagcaacctagatcccttgcatgtgcagttcacactaaggttcatgctcctatgagaataatgctgctgctgatctgacaggaggcaaaCTCAGGTGATAATGCTCGCTGGTCcacagctcacctcctgctgtacggCTGTGTCCTTAACAGACCAAGACTGGTACCAGTCTATGGCCTGGGCACCCCTGTGTTAAACTACCTGTGCATCCAGAGGATAATCCAAGCTGGATACTGCTGTGTTTTTGTAAGTCCTACTGAATTTGGTATGTCAACATTTTGTTCAGAATTTTTATCTGTAATCATTAATAAGATGGCCTGTGACTTTACTCTTTTTCAGATTGTCCTTGTCTCATTTTGTTAGAATGAGTCTGggagatttccttcttttctaattttcaggAAGTACTTGATTCTTCAAAGTAGCCCTGCAAAATCATATGggcttgattttttgtttttccagtggGAAGATTTTGAACTACTTATTTAGGGTCTTTAAACAGCATTACTATTCTGGCTTTGTAGTTATTCTTACATgagttttacagatttttttttctttcttttttttttttttttcctgtagtctttctttgttgcccaggctagagtgcagtggcgtgatctcggctcactgcagcctctgtctcctggtttccagtgattctcctgcctcagcctcccatggaaGAAAACTGGCATTATCTGTTTAATCTGAAAGTGATCCAGAAATTCTACTCtacttacaggcatgtgccaccatgcctggctaatttttgtatttttagaagagatggggtttcaccatgttcaccaggctggtctctaactccttatcttagatgatccacctacctcagcctcccaaagtgctaggattataggcgtaagccaccatgcccagccaagttgtatacatatttttctaggaatttattaatttcattcaaaatttcaaatatgtGGTATATGTTGGTTCTTAGTATTCCTGTAtctaattttaatcttttttttgctATCTGTAGATATATATCATTTTCTACCTTTCATATTCTTTCTTGATCAGCCTCATCAGAGGttgctttattttattcaaagaatCAACTCTTTTTGCCCTAGTTCACTAATGTGTGTTTTTGTAAAATCTCTTAACTTTTGGGAgccttgtttttctattttagcaGCTGTTAAATTTGGTTGCATTTGTCACTCATGTCAGATTTTCAGCCTCTCTTCTTTTGGCACAAGTGTTTAAAGCTGTTAATTTCCTTTAAAGGACTCTTTTACTGGCTTCTCACAAGTTTTGATATGCAATGTTTTTTAATCACACAGTttgaagtattttataatttccattgtattttattttaaaatctattatttaaaGTTATTGCATAAATAGGTACATTTATTGCTTAAATTTCAAAACCTGAAAAACTACgttcttgtttttatatttcttaaaacacTTTTTAGACTTTTAAACTTTCTGTGTTGTGGTCAGGCAACAAAGTTTGAGTGATACTagtttttgaaatttgttgagacttgctttaaATTTCATGAGACTTGCCTCATTTTCTAATGGGAGGAATGTGTTCTTCAACTACAAGTTTCATGGTTCCTTATAAACTTGATGGTTCAAATCATCTACACATTTAGTAATTATTTGTCGTCTTAACCTAAAGGCTTGTTGAACTCTCCCACTATGATAGTGAGTTTGTCAAAATTTCCCTctacttctgtcagtttttgctttatgtattctGTGGCTTTATTAGGTGTAtctaaatttagaatatttttatcttcttctgaATTGAgtattttatcattatgtagcgttcccctttctcctttatcatgcttttttgtattaataaagttgtcagtttaaaatacaattaacattttcatggtatatttatttccattcttttcaaGTTTCTCTGTCCTCATTTcttgtgtgtgtatcttttgtaAAAGCACATAGCAGAATTTAAAATCCAACCACATCTTCCTTCCTTTAATCGACAAGTTCAGACTATTTATCATGATTGTTGACTTGAATCTTATAAATGCACTTTCTACTTGTCACTTTTGCtgtgcttttttctctcttcttgctttctcaattagtttttttatttgtcaatctgtttttcttattcattttttattctccCTGGTTCAAGAATGTTGttctctatttctgtcatttagaAATTGCCCAAGAAATTTTAGCATACATATTTAACAACTTTACAAAGTCTAAATTCAATATCTATATCTCAGTCTTTACTGTAGATACCAGTTTTAATAAAGCCTAAATTTACTATCTACATCtcactttcctctccttctctctttctcttccttcttcttttccttactcTGATTATTTATGCTTCCCCTCCACCCCCTTTTTCCCTGGAGATTTCACTTTCTTGATTACCCaatgatgatttaaaaattatgtttgtcATCATTTTGCCAGATTCTGTTTGAATGTAGCAAGTAGACTCTTCAGAAAAATCAGTCACATAAAGAATATCTTCTCTCACTGACTTGGGGGTAGACACCAAGAGTAGAATTTCTGGATCACTTTCAGATTAAACAGATAACGCCAGTTTTCTTCCATGGTGATTATATCAGCTGATAGTCTCATCAAAAGCATAAGAAGTGTTCATTTTCTCAAAAGATTGCTGAgattatattttatcaaattaatttttgttaagCTTTATTTGGGGAAGACAATATATCATTTCCTTGAAATGGCTTTGTTACTAAGTctatctaaatttaaaatatttcagtattttttctcaTGTTTACTGAATATTAAGGTCTACTTTTCTGTGAATTAcccttatttttctattattgatttataTAAGTTCTATATTCAGAATAccattcctgtgtgtgtgttataATAATCATACCCAAATATGTACTCCTATTTAGTACATTACTCTAATTCTAATATtagaatattctttaaaaatgcattttaatgacAACTATTACCTGTCtccttatatttttctatattttacaacTTTTCAATAGGCTTTGCAATACTCGTATACAGATaaaaaagttttatgaaaaataaagtatatctTGCAAAAAAAGACGGACAGGAACTACATGGTTATTCAACAGAGAAATGGAGCCAATTCATTTTAGAAGGAAGCATTGAAGGGCCAACATTATCCCAAAGATGGAAGGGGTTGCTTCCTTTGGGGGTGGGGACATATGCCCAAGGTTAAGTCACATTGGACAACAGCTTTGGTGGGTGGACAAATTCCTTGGGAGGGTGGCTTTGGTGGGTGGACAAATTCCTTGGGAGGGTGGTTTGTTCAAGTTTCAGCTGGGATGTTGGATTAGGTCACTCTGAGTCTCTGCTAATTGTGAGAGTCCATGATTAATGGTGGACTGAAACACTTGGAAGTCTAGAGCAGAAGAATATctggtgtgagatgaattcgtgTGTGTCCCACCTAATCCGAGTAAACACGTCTTCTCCTTTTCTCAGTTCTCTTTTGTGCAGTAGATGGTCCTGCAGATAGAAGGGGCGCAGAAAGGCATTGCCAGGGCAGAACTAATGATTGACCACGTTAGCTTCACCGACATGATGAGAACAGGGTGGAGCTCTGAATAATAGTGGGTCCTGGGAGAAGTGAACTTTAGCGGGGATAATGACTGAGGAACTGGGCTGTTCGGTTTGGCACTCATCTCACCCCATGATTTCACCACCCCAGCTCAAGAACCTGTGAGAAGGGTGGCCTGCGTGAGGGGAAATGGGGATAAGGCAGCTGGCTTTGGATTGATTTCCCTAGCCCCATCTGATCATCGCTGCTGGGCAGAGCAGATAGACTTAAACTCATATATAGTCCAAGTGATGTGTTCGGGCTGATATTGATGGACAACATACATATGTGAAATTCAAGGTACTTGCTGGGGTCTTCATCCACGAAGGGCTAAAGGAAACTTTTCCCCCAGAGTGCGTATTTAGGTAGAACAAGGATATGTTTGTTCGTGTGTATGTGTTAGTGTTAATAATAAACGGTGTTTAGCTAGAGATTAGAACCGTTCAGGGAGGTTTAAGATTTTTATAGAGTCCACAGCCTTAAGATAAGTTTTCTCTGGGTAGGAGAATACGGTGTGGAGCATAGGTGGGCGGAGGAAGATAACTTGGGTATGTGGACTGACTACCGCCGAGATGGATATTCTCAgctaggaaaaaagaaggaacaaagtAAGAAGGAGAGACCTAAGAAGACCCTGACCCTTTGGGATAGCAAGAAAGTcggaggagggcaggagaggcGAGAGCAGCGGCCAAAGCAGGGGCGCAGGGCACAGAGGGCCCGgaggtctggaggctgggaagttgggCGAGCTCAGGGAGGGGCCTCGAGAGCGCGGCCACTCACGCTCTGTCCCCTCAATCAGCCTCTAGAAAAGGATAACGGTCCCATCAGCAAGTCTGTCTCGGGAACCCCGCCCGGCCGCAGCAGAACCGGCAGCGCCACCCGCGGTTAGCCAGTGCCAGCCAGAGCCTCCCAGCGCCGGAGCGCAACGCGGCCGAGACGGTTCCGCTGGGCGAGCTCGGACGTCCGGTGAGCGCTCGGGGTGGGTGTCACAGGGCTGCCTCGCCCAGTTCGCCTGCCTCGGGGAGTGGGTCCGCTGGGAAGGGGCGCCCTGGGCAGGGGGCGGGACCCAGGGAGGGCAGGGGTCCTCCTCAGCAGGAGGCGCCCGGTCCTCCTCCCAGCGAGCGCAGCGCACCCAGGACACCGCTCCGCGACGCGCGCGTCGGACGTCGACCTGAGGTCCTCGACTCACGCGTGGGCTCCCTCTTTTGCGCCCAGGTGACCTGACCTGGTGCAGGGGACACTGGGCGAGGCGCTAACCTGAAATTGAGGGGGAAGAAATTCCCTGGTTCTACTACCCTAGCCCCTCCGATACAACACGTGTCATAAACTGCCGGCTTTCAGCTTTGTCTGGGGAATTTGCACAATTTTCGACGATGTGAAACGACTTGAATGTACTGTTTAGATTTGTTTCGTGTGATTTCTCTCTTCAGCCCAACTTTTTTTGGGGAGGTGGCAGACGGCGGTGTACGGGGAGAAAAGGTGAGTACTGTGTTCTGGATCTGTTCTCCCCCTATCCCTCCCCGTTGGCTGTCAATGTTGTAAAAGGGACATTTCCAACAGCAGCCTTGAACAGTCGGTGTGTGGCAATTCAATGCCAACTTAGTCCTTAACTTCCTCTTATGTGCTTTGGGCCGATTTTACCGAACAATCAGTTGGCAAGGAAACATGCAAAGAGGCATTAGAAAGGTTTTTATCGCCTTTGTTTTCGTGCCACTTCATGTATGTCTATGTTCATCTTCTCCAGCCAGCTCCTGAACAAACTGAGGGAAGCCAGGAATACACCGGACATTAGTGCGTAACAAGTATTTTTCAAtacatgaaaatggaaacagcAGTAACTTTGAAACTTAAACGGTGCTTGTGAGATCTAGTACCATTTGGGTTAATAATATCtcaattaacaacaacaaaatacttcTTATGGTTACATGTAGAAAGGACTACATTTCGATCCACTTAGTTGAAATGTGTTGTGGTAGACAGGAGTCTTGGATAGGCAGTCGGGAGTCTGAAGACTTGTGGAACCCTGTCACTGATGACTGTTCTAATCGGTAAAGGGAGAAGGTTGGAGCGCAAGCTCTTTAAGGTTTCTGCCAGTTTTAAAGGTCTGTGATGAAATGaacctttgcattttcataaatGTGTTGGATTTCAATGACTCCCAAAGTCTCTTCATCAGAACGTTGGAAATCAAACTGGAACTGTAACATCCTAAAGGAAGGTGTGAGAGAATCAGTGGCTTAGAAAAAACTAACAAATACCTAGTAAGCAAATTTGGCTTGATCAAaagcaaatatatgtgtatttatagttTTTTAGATCAAGTGATTGCATaacttttttaagttaaatatatcctccctcattttttttctgtatagaaTATGTGTTTTGCTACAAGAAGATGGTTCTATCTACAGCTGGGCTGCATGATACTGATCAATCTGGTTAACGCTGACTTTGAGTTTCAAAAAGGAGTGCTTGCCAGCATTAGCCCAGGAATCACCGAAGACATTGATCTCCAGTGCTGGAAAGCTTGCTTTTTGACATTGATAGATCTCAGGGAACTCAAGATAGAGCACAATGTGGATGCTTTTTGGAATTTCATGTTATTCTTGCAAAAATCTCAGCGGCCTGGACATTATCATCTCTTCTTAAACATAGCTCAGGATTTCTGGGACATGTATGTAGACTGCTTGCTTTCAAGGTCTCATGGAATGGGCAGAAGACAGGTGATGCCCCCCAAATATAATTTTCCACAGAAAATAACAGGAGGTAATTTAAATGTGTATGTAAGAGAATAGCAGtctacttttctttaaaagtcaCTATTCTTCTGATTTTTTCAAGTTATCTAAGTAGCAAATTTGccatatttagtttttttccctaaaatgttaaaagtaaaaatgtttttatgaaaagtaaaaatgttttcatttttactcattttatattatttacaaaCCACACAAGCTCTGATATACAAACAATTCTAAATGATCTTGGAATATAATACACTTTGGTAgataattaaaattatctttgctTCCTCATGAATAGTTTGTAAGAAAGCCATTTAACCCTGTAATTATTCATATtacatttgttgaagaaattttaaacatCAGACATGTATTTAggcttttgaaattaattttttcaatagGGTTGTATAAAAGCAGGAAATCTTAAGAGTCATATCGGAATGAATATTAACAATTCTTCCTTTAAATCTTACAGGACTAGATTTTACAAAATGAGAGTATCACATTAagagaaaacatggaaaatacCTCAAGCAAGATGACAGCGACCTGAAAACTTGTATTTATGAGGTCAAATATTTCTTGTAGTAGttatacaaattatttctttaatactGGTCATTTTTTGTTGTAATTGGTTTATTGCTATTGAATTATTCCAACATTTTCAGGTaatttctcaataatattttaccTAGAAGCtgtctttgttttaaagaaaacatcaATTGAAAGgcaaatgtgatatatatttttaatacaatagtcaatggaataaaattgtaACCAATTTTATAAGGTATCTTATACATTAATATTGACTTTTAAACTGTGCCAAAATTAATGGCAGTATTATcctaaaaagtaatatttaatgtAGTATATTGTGTGGTTTCTGAAATGTACATTTCATTACCAAGCCATCTTCtatattaaagtatttttctaTGCATTAAGGACTAAAATCTTtttatgttctcatttttattgtctttgttttggaaaaggaacaataaacaaaaagtaagaaaCTTTGTTTTAGTAAAGTACAATTTGATGGAATTTTTGTGTTAGATGAGTTGTTTTTTATATTGCCAATTTATATCTCACATCTTATTTCAAAAAAGATGTGAAGCTTTatacagaagaaaaggaaaacatgaagtAGTGGAGGAAATTGGAACAATGGGACATGAAGACAGGGAAGTAACACAATGGAGTTATGGTTTAGATCAATACTTTTTGAATGCATGTTGTAAATGCCTATACCTTTGATAAAGGGTGCCTATAAATTTGGTCTGCTTCCCGCTTCTCACAGTGAAGAGGGGCACATGAACAGTTTCAAGATTCACATGCTTATAAGAAAAACCAAACCACATGTTCAATAGAGGCCCAGACTTTTCCAGGACAAAGAATCAATAAAAATCTGACTCATAGGTTTTCACAGTGGCTACCACAGTTTACAGCACTGGTTTCAAGTATCCTTACAGTGACAGGTTCTCTCCTATACAATCCGGTTCCAGTACACTTAAACTcaaatataaaagttttaaaattggcTAAAATAATACTGAACAAGTAACGAGCTGTCTGATGGTTTGACTTGATCCAAGAATAAACTGAATTAAAGGAGGGTCATTCTTTACATTATGGGCCACTTTCAAATTCTGATGACATATAGATAATTTATTAGGGGTTTTATATATAAACACTCGTAAAATTACATTTTGCATGTAATTTCAGGGGGCTGCATAAACCCCAGGTTAGGAATTTTCAATATTAAAGAAGGACCTCATAGCATT
Proteins encoded in this window:
- the FAM237B gene encoding protein FAM237B is translated as MCFATRRWFYLQLGCMILINLVNADFEFQKGVLASISPGITEDIDLQCWKACFLTLIDLRELKIEHNVDAFWNFMLFLQKSQRPGHYHLFLNIAQDFWDMYVDCLLSRSHGMGRRQVMPPKYNFPQKITGGNLNVYVRE